In Comamonas koreensis, the genomic stretch CGCCGGGCCTGCTTTGGCGGCGGCACTGGCTGCTGGCCTGTCCGATGACTTGGCCGATGACCGTGCCGCCTCTGCCGCGGCCAGCTGCAGCGGGGTTGCCGAGGATATGCGCTCTGCCACCACAGGCTCGGTTGCAGGTGCAGGCACCGCAGCCGCAGCTTGCACCGGGGTCAAGCTCGGGGTGGGGGCCACTGCAGCGGCAGACTGCGGCGCGGCTGCTGCCACCGCTGTCACTGGCACAGCCGCCCCAGTCCCGCCCGGCGCAATCTGCGCGATCAGCGCCTGCTTGGGCGCAACGCCCTGGCGGGCGCTGTCCAGCTCCAAGGCCTTGCCGTAGGACTGGCTGGCCATGCGGGCATACAGATCACCCAGGTTTTCATAGGCGGTGGCATAGCCGGGCTGGGCACGGATGGCCTGCTCCAGCGCATCGACAGCCTTGCGGTCCTGCCCCTGGGCGGCATACAGCACGGCCAGGTTGTTGTAGGGCTCGGGCATGGCCGGGTAGTCGCGTGCCAGCGCCGAAAAGATCTGGATGGCCTGCGTCTGCTGCTTTTGCTCGGTGGCAATCACGCCGCGCAAAAAGCGCATCTCGGCGTCCTGGGGATTGAGCTGCAAAAACTGGTCGGCCTGCGCCGCCGCCTGCGCGGTCTGGCCCTGCTCCAGCAGCTGGGCTACGGCATCCACCTCCCGTGCGGCATGGGCGGGCAGTGCCAGCAATACGGCCGTACCGCCTGCGCACAGCGCAGCCACCAACTTTGGCAACCGTGCCTGCCTTAACCAGAGAGGGGGAGAGAAGTGACGAGACGCGATGCGCATAGATGGCTTTTTAAAAGTCATGGAAACAGGGGAAATACAACGAGATTCTTTGAACAGCTTCTTTAAGCCGGCGCAGCAGTGACCAGGAGAAACACTCATGCGGCAAGAGACAGCAGAAATAGTATGCGAGCCCGGCACCTGATTCATTATGTAAATTTTTATGGATACCAGAGGATCATGATTTAAATCCTATTTAACAGCGACGCAGCAAATATTGACGGAAATGCTCCAGCGTAACGGCAGAACGTTACGTAACGCCGGAGGGAACAACATTGGACATTGCTTAAACGCCTGATCGGGCCATAGTTTTTAAACTGCGATTCATCTGCAAATAAATATATTTATTCATGAATTTCAATGACTTATGAAATACCAAAAGAACGCAGATAAAAAACAAATCCATGGCACGCAAGTTGCACAGTCTCCGCCCAGATAAGCCTCGCGAGGCAAATCGGAGCCCTTGCGTTTGATATTTCAATTTTCTACAGGACAGAGAAAATGACCACCTCCACCGCCCTCCCCTCGAATACCGCAGCTGCCGCACTGGCCACCCACGGCATGGCGTCCCAAACCGGCAGCGGCGCAGCGATGGCCGCATCGGCCAAAGGCACGCCTGCCACCCTGTCCCAGGCCAGCGCCGGCGTGCAGATTGTGCGGGATGGCCAGACGATGGCGGCCCCCGCAGGCACGGCCTTGCAAGTGGGTGACAAGATCATCGTGCCAGCCGATGGGAGCGCGCAGGCGCAGTTCAGCGGTGCCGGTGGCCAGAAGCTCGTGGGCACGTTTGCGGGCGGCACCGAGGCCACGCTGGGCTACCAGGCAGGCGCCGACGGCACAGGCGCGATGGCACTGGATCTGGCCTCGGGCAAGGTCGATGTGGCCCCTGCCGGGGACGACACCGACGCCTTGGGCCTGGTGGTGACCCAGGAAACGGCCGAAGCCGGTGGCTCTACCTTGGGCGATTTTCTGCTCGCCGGCCTGGTGGGCATTGGTGGCGGCGCGCTGATTGCTGCGGCGCTGGACAGCGGCGACGATGACGACGACCGGACGCCGCCCATCAACCCCACCAATCCAACGAACCCCACCAACCCCACGGATCCGACCAATCCGACCAACCCTACCAACCCGACGGATCCCACCAGTCCTACGGATCCGACCAACCCCACCGATCCCACCAACCCAACGAATCCGACCAATCCCACGGATCCGACCAACCCTACCAATCCAACGAACCCCACAAACCCTACGAACCCAACGAATCCGACCAACCCCACCAATCCAACGAACCCGACTAACCCAACGAATCCGACCAATCCGACGGATCCTACGAACCCGACCAATCCAACCAATCCTACGGATCCCACGAATCCGACCAACCCTACGAACCCCACCAATCCGACGAACCCGACGGATCCTACGAACCCGACCAATCCAACCAACCCCACGGATCCCACCAATCCGACCAACCCCACCAACCCTACGAATCCGACGGACCCTACCAATCCGACGAATCCTACCAACCCGACCAACCCCACGGATCCCACCAATCCGACGAACCCGACCAACCCTACGGATCCCACCAATCCAACCAATCCTACGAACCCCACGGACCCTACCAACCCTACCAATCCGACTAACCCAACGGATCCCACGAACCCGACCAATCCAACCAACCCGACGGATCCAACGAATCCAACCAACCCGACCAATCCTACGGATCCGACCAACCCCACCGATCCTACGGACGGCCATGGCCTGATCACCTCGGTCGAGGACGTACTGGGCGCGCTGGGCGGTGGCACCTTGGTGGCGCCCGTCACGGATCTGGTCAATTCGCTGATCAACCCATCGACGGGAACCCTCGCGGTGGTGACCAGCGTGCTGGAGCAGTTGACGAACACCAATGGTGGCCCTCTGGGTGTGCTGACCGAGCTGGTCGATGGCCTGGTCAATATCCAGGACCAAGGGCTGGAGCCGCTGGTTTCCACGCTCAACCAGCTGATCGCAGGTCTGGGCGATCCCACATCGACCGAAGGCATTCCCGGTCTGGTGAACCAGGTGTTGGGCGGTCTGCTCGGTGAGAACAGCCCGCTCGGTGAGCTGCTTGCGGGCGTGGGTGGTCTGCTGGGCGGCTTGCTGGGCGGCGGCTCCGGCACGCCGCCCGGTGGTACGGACGGCCCCGGCATCGTGACCACGGTGCAAGACGTGGTGGACGGTTTGCTCGGCGGCACGGTGGCAGAGCCGGTGGGCCAGTTGATCGACAGCCTGCTGCACCCGACCGATGGCACGCTTGCAACCGTGACCGGTTTGCTCGAAGGCCTGACCAGTGTCGAAGGCGGCCCCCTGGGTGTCTTGACCGAGTTGGTCCATGGCCTCACCCAAGTGGACGGCCAGGCGCTGCAGCCGCTGATTGGTACCTTGAACGAACTGATTGCCGGCTTGGGCAGCATTGGTGAAGGTGGTATCAGCGGCGGCCTGATCGGCTCCATCGTCGACAGCATCTTCGGCGGCCTGGTGCCTGGCGGTGGTTCCACCGACGGCGGCCTGGTCACGACGGTCCAAGAGGTTGTCGATGGCCTGCTGGGCGGCACCGTGGCAGAGCCTGTGGGTCAATTGCTCGACAGCCTGCTCAATCCCGGCAACGGCACCCTCGCCACCGTCACCTCGGTGCTCGAAGGCCTGACCTCGGTAGACGGCGGCCCGCTGGGTGTATTGACCGAGCTGGTCAGTGGCCTGACCCAGGTCGAAGGCCAGGCGCTGCAGCCCGTCATCGGCACCTTGAACGAGCTGATTGCCGGCCTGGGCAATGTGGGTGAAGGCGGCCTGGGCGGCGGCATCATTGGCAGCATCGTCGGCGGTGTGCTGGGCGGCCTGGTGCCTGGCGGCGGCGCCACCGATGGCGGGCTGGTCACCACGGTGCAGGATGTCGTAGATGGCTTGCTGGGCGGCACGGTGGCTGAGCCGGTGGGCCAGTTGCTCGACAGCCTGCTCAACCCGGGCAGCGGCACGCTCGCCACGGTCACCTCCGTGCTGGAAGGCTTGACCTCGGTCGACGGCGGTCCGCTCGGTGTGCTGACCGA encodes the following:
- a CDS encoding tetratricopeptide repeat protein; the protein is MPKLVAALCAGGTAVLLALPAHAAREVDAVAQLLEQGQTAQAAAQADQFLQLNPQDAEMRFLRGVIATEQKQQTQAIQIFSALARDYPAMPEPYNNLAVLYAAQGQDRKAVDALEQAIRAQPGYATAYENLGDLYARMASQSYGKALELDSARQGVAPKQALIAQIAPGGTGAAVPVTAVAAAAPQSAAAVAPTPSLTPVQAAAAVPAPATEPVVAERISSATPLQLAAAEAARSSAKSSDRPAASAAAKAGPAPDAVPASTASQTPDNSPAAVEAAVQAWAQAWAQQDMDTYLGAYSPAFKPADGSSLAAWKQSRRQRIEGKREISVALSDVQVTVDGARATARFVQAYAAGALKSNSRKTLVLQPEQGQWRIVSETVGR